The nucleotide window ATTATATTGATTATTATAATAATCAGAGAATTAAAATAAAATTAAAAGGATTAACTCCTGCAGAATACAGGAATCAATCCTTAAATTAAATATTAAATTTCATGTCCAAGAAAATGGGTTCACTACAAAGGGAGCTTTTTTAATTATTGAAAGATGAAACCATTATAGCTTTTATTGAATGAAGTCTATTTTCAGCTTGATCAAAAACAACTGAATTCTCACTTTGGAAAACTTCATCAGAAACTTCAAGTTCCTTTATTCCAAATTCTTGGAAAATATTATTTCCAACATCAGTTTCTAAATCATGGAAAGAAGGAAGACAATGTAAAAATATAGCGTCTTTTTTAGCGTAAGACATTGATTTGCTGTTCACTTGATAAGGCTTTAATAGGTCAATTCTTTTTTTCCAAGTGTCCTTTGTTTCACCCATGGAAACCCATACATCTGTATATACAGCCTCAGCATCTTTTAAACCCTTTTCAATTGAATCTGTTAAAGTTAATTTAGCTCCTGTTTCCTTTGAGATTTTTAAACAAGTATCAATTAATTCTTTTTTAGGAAACAAAGATATAGGAGTTACAATTCTAAAATCAAGTCCCAGTTTAGCAGCACCTACCAAAAGAGAATTAGCTACGTTATTTCTTCCATCTCCAATATATGCTAGTTTAATATTTTTTAGTTTTCCCTTGTGTTCTAGTATAGTTAAAAAATCTGCAATTATTTGTGTAGGATGAAAATCATTTGTAAGACCGTTCCAAACAGGTACTCCAGAGTAAGTGGCTAAATCCTCTACTTTTTCCTGTTCATAACCTCTATATTGTATTCCATCAAACATTCTTCCAAGTACCTTAGCAGTATCTTTAATTGATTCTTTTTTTCCTATTTGACTTCCAGAAGAATCAAGGTATGTGGTATTAGCCCCTTGATCTGAAGCTGCAACTTCAAAGGCACATCTGGTTCTAGTTGAAGTTTTCTCAAAAATAAGAGCAATATTTTTTCCTATTAGAGTTTTTTCCTCTATTCCTAATTTTTTATCTTTTTTTAATTTAGCTGATAGTTTTATTAAATTATTAATTTCATCCTCTGTAAAATCTAATAATTTTAAAAAATGTTTTTCATTCATTATTTTCCCCTCCAAGTAATATTAAAATTCTTTTATGGTCTCTTCCAAAAGCATAACAGCCTTATCCAATTCTTCATATGTAACATTTAAAGGGGGAAGTAATCTAACAGTATTATTCCCTGCTCCAACTAATAGAAAATGTTTTTCAAAGGCTTTTTTTACAAAATCTCCAGAACTTATTTTATCATTAATTTTTAATCCAAGTAAAAGTCCCATTCCACTTATACTTTCAAATGCATCATATTTTTTTATTAAATCATTAATTTTTTCTTTAAAGTAAGCACTTTTGTTACTAACTTCATCTAGAAAATTTTCAGAAGTTAAACAATCTACAACAGTGTTAGCAACAGAACATGCAAGGGGATTCCCACCAAAAGTTGAACCATGATCCCCTGGTTTTAATGTTTCACAAGCTTTTTTCCCAACAATTACTCCACCAATTGGGAAACCTCCCCCAAGTCCCTTGGCAACAGTTATAATATCTGGTATTACTGAAAATTTTTCATAGGCAAAGAAAGTTCCAAGTCTACCAATACCACACTGTACATCATCTGTTATAAGTAGGGCGTTATTAATGTCACATAGATTTTTAACAGTTTGTAAAAATTCAGGGTCTATTGGAATAATTCCCCCTTCCCCTTGTATAAGTTCAATAATTACTCCACAGACATTTTTATCAAATTTAGAATAAAAATCCTTAATATTATTAAATTCACATTGAACTGTTCCCCCAAGTATAGGTCTGTATGGAGCTTGATATTTTTCTTGTCCAGTTACAGAAAGAGCTCCTAAAGTTCTTCCATGGAAGGAATTTTTCATGTAAATAATTTTATTTTTATCTGGGCAAAATTCTTTTCCAAATTTTCTAGCTATTTTCAAAGCAAGTTCATTTGCTTCAGTTCCACTATTGCAGAAAAAGACCTTATCCAAATCTCCAATTTTAATTAATTTATCAGCTAGTTTTATTTGTTGATCATTCCAATAAAGGTTTGATATATGCATAAGATTTTCACTTTGATTTTTTATAGTGTTTATAATTTTAGGATTACTATGACCTAAACAGTTAACAGCTATTCCAGAAACAAAATCAAAATATTTATTGTCATTAATATCGTAAAGATATACTCCTTTCCCCTTTTTAAAAATAACATCAAATCTATTATAAGTGTTTAAAATATTATTAGTTTCCATGTTTTCTCCCCTTTAATTTTTAATAAGTTTAGTTCCAGTGTTTAAATCTGTAAGTAATTCCACAAGTAGTGAATGTTCAAGATTTCCATCAATTATATGAACATTATCAACTCCATTTTTTAAAGACGAAAGGCAAGCTTCAACTTTAGGGATCATTCCCTCAGTTATTATTTTATCTTTAATAAGAGTGATAGCTTCATCATAGTTTAAAGTTTCAATTTTAGTGTTTATATTGTTCATTTCCATCATAATCCCAGGGGCATTTGTGATAAATATAAACTTATGTGCCTTTAGTTCACTGGCAATTGAACTAGCAGCATAGTCAGCATTTATATTATAGGTATTTCCATTGTAATCAGTTCCAACACTGGAAATAACAGGAATATAGTCTTCTTTAATAAGTGTATATATAATTTTTCCATTAATCTTTAGAATCTCTCCAACATTCCCAATATCTATTTTTTCATTATCATTAATAATATATTTTTTTTCTGCTATTATTAGATTGCTATCTTTTCCACTTATACCAACAGAATTTCCCCCATATTTATTAATTAATGACACTAGATTTTTATTAACTTTTCCAGAGAGAATCATTTCTACAATTTCCATAGTTTCATTGTCAGTAATTCTATTTCCCTTTAAAA belongs to Fusobacterium sp. IOR10 and includes:
- a CDS encoding aspartate aminotransferase family protein, with the translated sequence METNNILNTYNRFDVIFKKGKGVYLYDINDNKYFDFVSGIAVNCLGHSNPKIINTIKNQSENLMHISNLYWNDQQIKLADKLIKIGDLDKVFFCNSGTEANELALKIARKFGKEFCPDKNKIIYMKNSFHGRTLGALSVTGQEKYQAPYRPILGGTVQCEFNNIKDFYSKFDKNVCGVIIELIQGEGGIIPIDPEFLQTVKNLCDINNALLITDDVQCGIGRLGTFFAYEKFSVIPDIITVAKGLGGGFPIGGVIVGKKACETLKPGDHGSTFGGNPLACSVANTVVDCLTSENFLDEVSNKSAYFKEKINDLIKKYDAFESISGMGLLLGLKINDKISSGDFVKKAFEKHFLLVGAGNNTVRLLPPLNVTYEELDKAVMLLEETIKEF
- the argF gene encoding ornithine carbamoyltransferase gives rise to the protein MNEKHFLKLLDFTEDEINNLIKLSAKLKKDKKLGIEEKTLIGKNIALIFEKTSTRTRCAFEVAASDQGANTTYLDSSGSQIGKKESIKDTAKVLGRMFDGIQYRGYEQEKVEDLATYSGVPVWNGLTNDFHPTQIIADFLTILEHKGKLKNIKLAYIGDGRNNVANSLLVGAAKLGLDFRIVTPISLFPKKELIDTCLKISKETGAKLTLTDSIEKGLKDAEAVYTDVWVSMGETKDTWKKRIDLLKPYQVNSKSMSYAKKDAIFLHCLPSFHDLETDVGNNIFQEFGIKELEVSDEVFQSENSVVFDQAENRLHSIKAIMVSSFNN
- the argB gene encoding acetylglutamate kinase → MENKYTKINNIIEIIPYIDSLIGKIIVIKYGGNALINETKKIQFIKDIVFLKKLGAYPVIIHGGGPDINAMLGKINKESKFLKGNRITDNETMEIVEMILSGKVNKNLVSLINKYGGNSVGISGKDSNLIIAEKKYIINDNEKIDIGNVGEILKINGKIIYTLIKEDYIPVISSVGTDYNGNTYNINADYAASSIASELKAHKFIFITNAPGIMMEMNNINTKIETLNYDEAITLIKDKIITEGMIPKVEACLSSLKNGVDNVHIIDGNLEHSLLVELLTDLNTGTKLIKN
- a CDS encoding IS3 family transposase, whose product is YIDYYNNQRIKIKLKGLTPAEYRNQSLN